One region of Paucibacter aquatile genomic DNA includes:
- a CDS encoding substrate-binding domain-containing protein: protein MKQTQQQTSTARRRSALALCTQLAAGGLLGLLGLAPSLSHAQAGAGKEVRVALIYSKTGPLEAYGKQTQTGFMMGLNYATGGTMTVGGKKIVVIEKDDQGKPDVGKNLLATAYGDDKADLAVGPTASGVALAMLPVAEEYKKILLVEPAVADSITGDKWNKYIFRTGRNSSQDAISNAVALDKAGVTIATLAQDYAFGRDGVKAFRDAIKKARIVHEEYLPTTTTDFTAGAQRLIDKLKNEPGRKVVFILWAGAGNPFKIADLDLKRYGIEIATGGNILPAMTAYKQFPGMEGAAYYYFGIPKNPVNEWLVANHYKQFKTPPDFFTAGGMTAAIAVVEALKKTGGETNTNKLIKTMEGMSFETPKGKMSFRPEDHQAMQAMYHFKIKVDPAFAWGVPELVREIKAEEMNVPIRNQR, encoded by the coding sequence ATGAAGCAGACTCAGCAGCAGACCTCGACGGCCCGGCGGCGCAGCGCGCTCGCCCTGTGCACTCAACTTGCCGCAGGCGGCCTGCTGGGCCTGCTCGGGCTGGCACCCAGCCTCAGCCATGCCCAGGCCGGCGCTGGCAAGGAGGTTCGCGTTGCCCTGATCTACAGCAAGACCGGCCCGCTGGAGGCCTACGGCAAGCAGACCCAGACCGGCTTCATGATGGGCCTGAACTACGCCACCGGCGGCACCATGACGGTGGGCGGCAAGAAGATCGTGGTGATCGAGAAAGACGACCAGGGCAAGCCCGATGTGGGCAAGAACCTGCTGGCCACGGCCTATGGCGACGACAAGGCCGATCTGGCCGTGGGCCCCACCGCCTCGGGCGTGGCCCTGGCCATGCTGCCGGTGGCCGAGGAGTACAAAAAGATCCTGCTGGTCGAGCCGGCCGTGGCCGACTCCATCACCGGCGACAAGTGGAACAAATACATCTTCCGCACCGGCCGCAATTCCTCGCAAGATGCGATCTCCAATGCCGTGGCCCTGGACAAAGCCGGCGTCACGATTGCCACGCTGGCGCAGGACTACGCCTTCGGCCGCGACGGCGTGAAGGCCTTCCGCGATGCGATCAAAAAGGCCCGCATCGTCCACGAGGAATACCTGCCCACGACGACCACCGATTTCACCGCCGGTGCCCAGCGCCTGATCGACAAGCTCAAGAACGAGCCCGGCCGCAAGGTCGTCTTCATCCTCTGGGCTGGCGCCGGCAACCCCTTCAAGATCGCTGACCTGGACTTGAAGCGTTATGGCATCGAGATCGCCACCGGCGGCAACATCCTGCCGGCCATGACGGCCTACAAGCAGTTTCCAGGCATGGAGGGCGCTGCGTACTACTACTTCGGCATCCCCAAGAACCCGGTCAACGAGTGGCTGGTCGCCAACCACTACAAGCAGTTCAAGACGCCGCCCGACTTCTTCACCGCCGGCGGCATGACGGCCGCAATCGCCGTGGTGGAGGCGCTCAAGAAGACCGGCGGTGAGACCAACACCAACAAGCTGATCAAGACCATGGAAGGCATGAGTTTTGAAACGCCCAAGGGGAAGATGAGCTTTCGCCCCGAGGATCATCAGGCGATGCAGGCGATGTATCACTTCAAGATCAAGGTGGATCCGGCGTTTGCGTGGGGTGTCCCAGAACTCGTACGAGAGATCAAGGCCGAAGAGATGAATGTGCCGATCAGGAATCAGCGGTGA
- a CDS encoding sigma-54 interaction domain-containing protein: MAAQSLFDVLAQATEGMMVVDRSHRIVWISEGYKRFLPALGFGDETEFVGRPVEEVVPNTLIPQVIASGKPMLIDLLTNRAGTFLVTRLPLRNEAGEVIGALGLVLLDHPETTMQPLISKFGRLQQELDDTRRQLAAEQSKNRRSKHTIASFIGSSAPALEVKRQARRAALTSSTVLLLGETGTGKELLAHAIHAASRRAHKPLVSINIAAVPDTLLEAEFFGVAPGAYTGADRKGREGKFKLADGGTLFLDEIGDMPTTLQSKLLRVLQEQEVEPLGSNTVIPVDVRVIAATSRDLGAMVAAGQFRADLYYRLNVLPIRVPALRERREDIEALVEALGEDIARRSGMPQKLLSTGALDWLQQQRWPGNIRELRNVLEQASLMSDELQLNEHSFAAAMPSPVNADEANALPKLLPSSLSAIQPQEATHEPAAPTSGPATAVRLDTLRPLPERIEAVERDAIAEALRLTGGNRMATARLLQISRASLYERLARWPDLMATHAEGSPS, from the coding sequence ATGGCTGCGCAGTCCTTGTTCGATGTGCTGGCCCAGGCCACCGAGGGCATGATGGTGGTGGACCGTTCGCACCGCATCGTCTGGATCAGCGAGGGCTACAAGCGCTTTCTGCCGGCCCTGGGTTTTGGTGACGAGACGGAGTTCGTCGGCCGGCCGGTCGAGGAGGTGGTGCCCAACACCTTGATCCCGCAAGTGATCGCCTCGGGCAAGCCAATGCTGATCGACCTGCTGACCAACCGGGCCGGCACCTTTCTGGTGACCCGCCTGCCGCTGCGCAACGAGGCCGGTGAAGTGATTGGCGCGCTCGGCCTGGTGCTGCTGGATCACCCCGAGACCACCATGCAGCCGCTGATCTCCAAGTTCGGCCGGCTGCAGCAGGAGCTGGACGACACCCGCCGCCAGCTGGCCGCCGAGCAGAGCAAGAACCGCCGCTCCAAGCACACCATCGCCAGCTTCATCGGCAGCAGCGCCCCGGCGCTGGAAGTCAAGCGGCAGGCCCGCCGCGCCGCATTGACCAGCTCCACCGTTCTGCTGCTGGGCGAAACCGGCACCGGCAAGGAGCTGCTGGCCCATGCCATCCACGCTGCCTCGCGGCGCGCGCACAAGCCCCTGGTCAGCATCAATATCGCGGCCGTGCCCGACACCTTGCTGGAGGCCGAGTTCTTCGGCGTCGCCCCTGGCGCCTACACCGGCGCCGACCGCAAGGGCCGCGAGGGCAAGTTCAAGCTGGCCGACGGCGGCACGCTCTTCCTGGACGAAATCGGCGACATGCCGACCACGCTGCAAAGCAAGCTGCTGCGCGTGCTGCAGGAGCAGGAAGTGGAGCCGCTGGGCAGCAACACCGTGATCCCGGTCGACGTGCGCGTGATCGCGGCCACCAGCCGCGACCTCGGCGCCATGGTCGCCGCCGGCCAGTTCCGTGCCGACCTGTACTACCGGCTCAATGTCCTGCCGATTCGTGTACCCGCCCTGCGTGAACGGCGGGAAGACATCGAGGCCCTGGTCGAAGCACTGGGTGAAGACATCGCCCGGCGCAGCGGCATGCCGCAAAAGCTGCTCAGCACCGGCGCCCTCGATTGGCTGCAACAGCAACGCTGGCCGGGCAATATCCGCGAACTGCGCAATGTGCTGGAACAAGCCAGCTTGATGAGCGATGAGTTGCAGCTCAACGAACACAGCTTTGCGGCGGCCATGCCGAGCCCTGTGAACGCGGACGAAGCCAATGCCTTGCCGAAGCTGCTGCCGAGCAGCTTGTCGGCCATCCAGCCCCAAGAGGCAACGCACGAGCCCGCAGCCCCAACCAGCGGCCCGGCCACTGCGGTCCGCCTCGACACCTTGCGCCCTCTGCCCGAACGCATCGAGGCCGTGGAACGCGATGCGATCGCCGAGGCCCTGCGCCTGACCGGCGGCAACCGCATGGCCACGGCCCGCCTGCTGCAGATCTCGCGCGCCTCGCTCTACGAGCGCCTGGCCCGCTGGCCGGATCTGATGGCGACCCATGCCGAAGGCAGTCCGAGCTGA
- a CDS encoding TonB-dependent receptor, which yields MRFTPRPTARTTPARLSPLSLALAALFALPLSSQAQTNSAAPAQPAASAEESSAAKAATAEATGGTNKLEAVKVTARRREETLRDVPVAVTALSATALEALNVKNLGDLQGQVPNLTVYAARGSNSTITTFIRGVGQADPLWGVDPGVGIYLDDVYMARPQGALLEVFDVQRIEVLRGPQGTLYGKNTIGGAIKYVSRPLGTATEGSLSFSTGNYGQANFKGSVGGSTADGQIRARFAVASLNREGYGKNLTDGSDVSNQDTTAARATVGYFAKDMPLTVVFSADRALDDSNMRGFKRLNANPPVESNYDIATGMANKNSTDTRGHSLTATLNLSNAWTAKFVHANRRGLTNTGIDFDGLPAKTADVLARYADKQTSNELQFSYDSGSGHAGVLGLYQFDGEAGGTVLNNFFNLLFGSTNGTVYTKGKAVYGDWSWRLSPSFSLSTGLRYTKESKHARVLNQGFKDATFSQVTGVTADFDKTREVSNTAPKLSLDYKLSGTTNLYASASRGFKSGGYNVRAQAVAVPRSAEPFNDETLDSLELGAKTVLDGGRLEINSAVFHNKYKNVQLSIFTSYIAANGTPSFFGDFTNAGKATVQGAEVEFAWRPDSAWSLSGNVAYVNAKYDEYIDRGVNVAADKKFSNTPKFQGALNIEYRTGVPLGGVLKTRLGLNYRTKVYPTTDLSEVIAQNAYGLISAGLIWEKTERLSFSLQGSNLANKAYRTDGYNIPSLTVLSGFYGAPRTFTAGVGYKF from the coding sequence ATGCGCTTCACCCCACGCCCCACCGCCCGGACGACCCCCGCCCGCCTCTCACCGCTGAGCCTGGCCTTGGCCGCGCTGTTCGCGCTGCCGCTGAGCAGCCAGGCGCAAACCAACAGCGCAGCACCCGCCCAGCCCGCCGCCAGCGCCGAAGAGAGCAGCGCCGCCAAAGCGGCCACGGCCGAGGCCACGGGTGGCACCAACAAGCTCGAAGCCGTGAAGGTGACCGCCCGCCGCCGCGAGGAAACCCTGCGCGATGTGCCGGTGGCCGTGACCGCCCTCAGCGCCACCGCACTGGAAGCGCTGAATGTGAAGAACCTCGGCGACCTGCAAGGCCAGGTGCCCAACCTGACCGTGTATGCCGCGCGCGGCAGCAACTCCACCATCACCACCTTCATCCGCGGCGTCGGCCAGGCCGACCCGCTCTGGGGCGTGGACCCGGGCGTGGGCATCTATCTGGACGATGTCTATATGGCCCGGCCGCAGGGCGCGCTGCTGGAAGTGTTCGATGTGCAGCGCATCGAAGTGCTGCGCGGCCCGCAGGGCACGCTGTACGGCAAGAACACTATCGGCGGCGCCATCAAATACGTGTCGCGCCCGCTGGGCACGGCGACCGAAGGCTCGCTGAGCTTCTCGACCGGCAACTACGGCCAGGCCAACTTCAAGGGCTCGGTCGGCGGCTCCACCGCCGACGGCCAGATCCGTGCCCGCTTTGCCGTGGCCAGCCTGAACCGCGAAGGCTATGGCAAGAACCTGACCGATGGCAGCGATGTCAGCAACCAGGACACCACGGCCGCTCGCGCCACGGTGGGCTATTTCGCCAAGGACATGCCGCTGACCGTGGTCTTCAGCGCCGACCGGGCGCTCGATGACTCGAACATGCGAGGCTTCAAGCGCCTGAATGCCAACCCGCCGGTGGAGAGCAATTACGACATCGCCACCGGCATGGCCAACAAGAACAGCACCGACACCCGCGGCCACTCGCTGACGGCGACGCTCAACCTGTCCAACGCGTGGACGGCCAAGTTCGTCCACGCCAATCGCCGCGGCCTGACCAACACTGGCATCGATTTCGACGGCCTGCCCGCCAAGACCGCCGATGTGTTGGCCCGTTATGCCGACAAGCAGACCAGCAACGAATTGCAGTTCAGCTACGACAGTGGCAGCGGGCATGCCGGTGTGCTGGGCCTCTACCAGTTCGACGGCGAGGCCGGCGGCACGGTGCTGAACAACTTTTTCAACCTGCTTTTCGGCAGCACCAACGGCACCGTCTACACCAAGGGCAAGGCCGTCTACGGAGACTGGAGCTGGCGCCTGAGCCCGAGCTTCAGCCTCAGCACCGGCCTGCGCTACACCAAGGAAAGCAAGCACGCGCGCGTGCTGAACCAGGGCTTCAAGGACGCCACCTTCAGCCAGGTGACCGGCGTGACGGCGGACTTTGACAAGACCCGCGAAGTCAGCAACACCGCGCCCAAGCTGTCCCTGGACTACAAGCTCAGCGGCACCACCAATCTTTACGCCAGCGCCTCGCGCGGCTTCAAGTCGGGCGGCTACAACGTGCGCGCCCAGGCCGTGGCGGTGCCGCGCTCGGCCGAGCCCTTCAACGACGAAACCCTGGATTCGCTGGAGCTGGGCGCCAAGACCGTGCTCGATGGCGGCCGCCTGGAGATCAACAGCGCCGTCTTCCACAACAAGTACAAAAACGTGCAGCTGTCCATCTTCACGTCCTACATCGCGGCCAACGGCACGCCCAGCTTCTTCGGCGACTTCACCAACGCCGGCAAGGCCACGGTGCAGGGCGCGGAAGTGGAATTCGCCTGGCGGCCCGACTCGGCCTGGTCGCTCAGCGGCAATGTGGCTTACGTGAACGCCAAGTACGACGAGTACATCGACCGCGGCGTCAATGTGGCGGCCGACAAGAAGTTCAGCAACACCCCCAAGTTCCAGGGCGCGCTGAACATCGAATACCGCACCGGCGTGCCCCTGGGCGGCGTGCTCAAGACCCGGCTGGGCCTGAACTACCGCACCAAGGTCTACCCGACCACCGACCTCAGCGAGGTGATCGCGCAGAACGCCTACGGCCTGATCTCGGCCGGCCTGATCTGGGAGAAGACCGAGCGCCTGAGTTTCTCGCTGCAAGGCAGCAATCTGGCCAACAAGGCCTACCGCACGGACGGCTACAACATCCCCTCGCTGACGGTGCTGAGCGGCTTCTACGGTGCGCCGCGGACCTTCACCGCAGGCGTCGGCTACAAGTTCTAA
- a CDS encoding Lcl domain-containing protein: MKTNKRSLAGLGLALGLAVAALPSAQAALQGRDLDPAKAGFEAYYDTELNISWLADFGAVRSFDPDGRMSWEGAQSWIAQLNSQSLYGFNNWRLPKVTPVNGKAFRYGNSNNGSTDYGVAATGQGWGKASEMGHLYYVTLGNKGYCTPTAAGNDACVIQPGWEEKNFGPFTGLSTYVFWSGTEVPNRSNQAWYFYAYYGNQYYQSKDQQYSALAVRDGDVLAQPVPEPKGALLMFGGLLALAAVVRRKTGAR; the protein is encoded by the coding sequence ATGAAGACGAACAAGCGATCGCTGGCCGGTTTGGGCCTGGCGTTGGGTCTGGCCGTGGCCGCGTTGCCGAGCGCACAAGCGGCGCTGCAGGGCCGAGACCTGGATCCGGCCAAGGCCGGTTTCGAGGCCTATTACGACACTGAGCTGAACATCAGCTGGCTGGCCGATTTCGGCGCGGTGCGCAGCTTCGATCCCGATGGCCGCATGAGCTGGGAGGGTGCGCAGAGCTGGATCGCCCAGCTCAACAGCCAATCGCTGTACGGTTTCAACAACTGGCGCTTGCCCAAGGTCACGCCGGTCAACGGCAAGGCTTTCCGGTATGGCAACAGCAACAACGGCAGCACCGACTACGGCGTGGCCGCCACCGGACAGGGCTGGGGCAAGGCCTCGGAAATGGGCCACCTCTATTACGTGACCCTGGGCAACAAGGGCTATTGCACGCCCACGGCCGCCGGCAACGATGCCTGCGTCATCCAGCCGGGTTGGGAAGAGAAGAACTTTGGCCCCTTCACCGGCCTGTCGACCTATGTGTTCTGGTCCGGCACCGAAGTGCCGAATCGTTCGAACCAGGCCTGGTACTTCTATGCCTACTACGGCAATCAGTACTACCAAAGCAAGGACCAGCAGTACTCGGCCCTGGCCGTGCGTGACGGCGATGTGCTGGCGCAGCCGGTGCCCGAGCCGAAAGGCGCGCTGCTGATGTTCGGCGGCCTGCTGGCGCTGGCGGCCGTGGTGCGGCGCAAGACGGGCGCACGCTGA
- a CDS encoding anthrax toxin-like adenylyl cyclase domain-containing protein, whose amino-acid sequence MLVGLNASFAHDQNGMTLNDMEAAKRVATRLNEVIIFRSTGPWSKRWLERGYPSKNFHVKGKSSDWGPHAGLVPYNGLYSKVGYDAEKALRGTQANDDGLDSRFAIKRPLLLSLAQIEEQLTRAEGRPARTAIDVRTPIPGSRDFLLTARRSGDGKPVVFRAFAIGQSDQYEIRVYPPVGLANTNSFMILDKDPQGLRAEVFEVMCSNEMGAGQPMTGDYDLFAVCPSWGQYGSRAEADIIKPGIQLQDGTLHKGVAFRAGQGMDNVLDPSLHTQSRAGDFHLRRRAALHSLRNGVSAEKFQVYFGVSDRAEHADMGNLTPRILRCINQLNVAMGAVGELAPMRRVHHNAESHRNRAFGALSAHDMLTVKPGESYGDGFPLTVFQPSSLYSGNAAADERIQVARYRDVCTLESLTEFEAYAAALKESGFYVPKNWIWARAAA is encoded by the coding sequence ATGTTGGTCGGTCTGAACGCTTCTTTTGCTCATGACCAGAATGGCATGACGCTGAACGATATGGAGGCCGCCAAGCGGGTGGCGACGCGGCTCAACGAGGTCATCATCTTCCGATCGACCGGGCCCTGGTCCAAACGCTGGCTGGAGCGCGGCTACCCGAGCAAGAACTTCCACGTCAAAGGCAAGAGCTCCGACTGGGGCCCGCATGCCGGCCTGGTGCCCTACAACGGCCTCTACAGCAAAGTCGGCTACGACGCCGAGAAGGCCTTGCGTGGCACGCAGGCCAATGACGACGGCCTGGACTCCCGCTTTGCCATCAAACGGCCGCTGCTGCTGAGCCTGGCGCAGATCGAAGAGCAGCTGACCCGCGCCGAGGGCCGGCCGGCCCGCACCGCCATCGACGTTCGCACCCCGATCCCTGGCAGCCGCGACTTCCTGCTGACGGCTCGCCGCAGCGGTGACGGCAAGCCCGTGGTCTTCCGCGCCTTTGCCATCGGCCAGTCCGACCAGTACGAAATCCGCGTCTACCCACCCGTGGGTCTGGCCAACACCAACAGCTTCATGATCCTGGACAAGGACCCGCAAGGCCTGCGCGCCGAGGTCTTCGAGGTGATGTGCTCCAACGAGATGGGTGCCGGCCAGCCCATGACGGGCGACTACGATCTGTTCGCCGTCTGCCCCAGCTGGGGCCAGTACGGCAGCCGGGCCGAAGCCGACATCATCAAGCCTGGGATCCAGCTGCAGGACGGCACCCTGCACAAGGGCGTGGCTTTCCGCGCCGGCCAGGGCATGGACAACGTCCTGGACCCCAGCCTGCACACCCAGAGCCGCGCAGGCGACTTCCATCTGCGCCGCCGTGCGGCCCTGCACAGCCTTCGCAACGGGGTCTCCGCCGAAAAGTTCCAGGTCTATTTCGGCGTCAGCGATCGCGCCGAGCACGCCGATATGGGCAATCTGACGCCGCGCATCCTGCGCTGCATCAACCAGCTCAATGTGGCCATGGGCGCGGTGGGCGAGCTGGCGCCCATGCGCCGCGTGCACCACAACGCCGAATCCCATCGCAATCGTGCCTTCGGCGCCTTGAGCGCCCATGACATGCTCACCGTCAAGCCAGGCGAGAGCTATGGCGACGGCTTCCCCCTCACCGTCTTCCAACCCAGCAGCCTGTACAGCGGCAATGCCGCCGCCGACGAGCGCATCCAGGTGGCCCGCTACCGCGACGTCTGCACCCTGGAATCGCTGACCGAGTTCGAGGCCTACGCCGCCGCGCTCAAGGAATCGGGCTTTTATGTGCCCAAGAACTGGATCTGGGCGCGGGCAGCAGCCTGA
- a CDS encoding alpha/beta hydrolase — translation MTMWNPGPLCAGWLALALLAPGAAGATAPAERPSEPETQAAPASQPYVIAQTYRLQSQVLNETRELNIMLPEGYAEHPEQRYPVIYLLDGGQQEDFTHMAGAVQFASFPWVERLPPAILVGIANTDRKRDMTFKPAPGYALPKWLQAYSEAYKTAGGSDQFIRFLETEVQPFVAQNFRAGPDRILIGQSLAGLLATEVLLKKPALFNHYVIMSPSLWWDQGSLLKQTPQWLKLQGQGSGSGGVRKVYLAVGKEGPEMERDTRALAALIHQQRSAQQELVFEYLPRENHGSILHPAALSAFAHFFAAQKKKGR, via the coding sequence ATGACGATGTGGAACCCAGGCCCTCTCTGCGCGGGGTGGCTCGCGCTGGCCTTGCTCGCACCGGGCGCGGCCGGTGCGACCGCGCCGGCGGAGCGCCCCAGCGAGCCTGAGACCCAGGCTGCACCTGCCAGCCAGCCCTACGTCATTGCCCAAACCTACCGGCTGCAATCCCAGGTTTTGAACGAGACGCGCGAGCTCAACATCATGTTGCCCGAGGGCTATGCCGAGCACCCGGAGCAGCGCTACCCGGTGATCTATCTGCTCGATGGCGGCCAGCAGGAAGACTTCACCCACATGGCCGGCGCGGTGCAGTTCGCCAGCTTTCCCTGGGTGGAGCGCCTGCCGCCGGCCATCCTGGTGGGCATCGCCAACACCGACCGCAAGCGGGACATGACCTTCAAGCCTGCGCCTGGCTATGCCCTGCCGAAGTGGCTGCAGGCCTACAGCGAGGCCTACAAGACCGCAGGTGGTTCTGATCAGTTCATCCGTTTCCTGGAAACCGAGGTGCAGCCCTTCGTGGCCCAGAACTTTCGCGCCGGGCCCGACCGCATCTTGATTGGCCAGTCATTGGCCGGCCTGCTGGCCACCGAGGTGCTGCTCAAGAAGCCGGCCCTGTTCAATCACTACGTGATCATGAGCCCCAGCCTGTGGTGGGATCAGGGCTCCCTGCTCAAGCAGACGCCGCAGTGGCTGAAGCTGCAGGGCCAGGGCTCAGGCAGCGGCGGCGTTCGCAAGGTCTACCTGGCTGTGGGCAAGGAAGGCCCGGAGATGGAGCGCGACACGCGGGCCCTGGCCGCGCTCATTCACCAGCAGCGATCCGCGCAGCAAGAGCTGGTCTTCGAGTACTTGCCCCGAGAGAACCACGGCAGCATTCTTCACCCGGCGGCCTTGAGCGCCTTCGCGCACTTTTTCGCTGCGCAGAAGAAGAAGGGCCGCTAG
- a CDS encoding phosphoethanolamine transferase — protein sequence MNIISSMRAWLAELFLRRPSFGIAALAALLLLSASLGHEGLRVPQMLLLALPGLIWLRWPVRSPSWRRLRLFGVAMLLGAFLLDGFLRAYLRQRYAAVPDSTLVLTAAANTSPREALEYLMAQGAQWWPGLVALLLALGLLLGLVRLASQQPPRPLGTGSRWLWLGLLLLCCVAHASKPWRRHHPAAFWPHWAVSVETLRMNWSDQSQQRELLLEQARASGVRALGAESSTVVLVLTDSVNRDNMSLYGYPRETTPQLQALSREEGARLLVLPHAWSVQATTVAALDGLFSLGGSMAAQPGSAAPAPGHILALARAAGYRVWWMSNHDDLAIEQQHAQLADTVEMINREPGRSSSMLDGELLDSLEVALADRSAPRKLIVLHLLGAHPHYRLRAPEALRPFEQGGDAVEREMQRQQRPVWLREQRQDYDAVIHYHDGVVAETLRMLRRHVPVGGEAAWMYLSDHGQEVGHRIDHAGHSPGTEAGYRIPAMLWRTPQAFAPGSGQQPFRADWTGWTLAELLRIEWPGMEPARNVLDPRYRWEAPQLPIGEVDFAR from the coding sequence ATGAACATCATTTCTTCGATGCGAGCCTGGCTCGCTGAACTGTTTCTGCGCCGGCCGTCATTCGGCATTGCCGCTCTGGCCGCCTTGCTCTTGCTGTCGGCCAGCCTCGGGCATGAAGGCCTGCGCGTGCCGCAGATGCTGCTGCTGGCCCTGCCCGGCCTGATCTGGCTGCGCTGGCCGGTGCGCAGCCCGTCGTGGCGGCGGTTGCGCCTGTTCGGTGTGGCGATGCTGCTCGGGGCTTTTCTGCTCGATGGCTTCTTGCGTGCCTATCTGCGCCAGCGTTATGCGGCCGTGCCGGACAGCACCCTGGTGCTCACTGCTGCAGCCAATACCAGCCCGCGCGAGGCCCTGGAGTACCTGATGGCTCAGGGGGCTCAATGGTGGCCGGGTCTGGTGGCGCTTTTGCTGGCGCTGGGCCTGCTGCTCGGCCTGGTGCGCCTGGCCAGCCAGCAGCCGCCCCGCCCGCTGGGGACCGGCTCGCGTTGGCTGTGGCTGGGCCTGCTGCTGCTGTGCTGTGTGGCCCATGCCAGCAAGCCCTGGCGGCGCCATCACCCGGCGGCCTTCTGGCCCCATTGGGCGGTGTCGGTCGAGACCTTGCGCATGAACTGGTCTGACCAGAGCCAGCAGCGTGAGCTCCTGCTGGAACAGGCCCGGGCGTCCGGCGTGCGCGCCTTGGGCGCTGAGTCTTCGACGGTGGTGCTGGTGCTGACCGACAGTGTCAACCGAGACAATATGAGCTTGTATGGCTATCCACGCGAGACCACCCCGCAGTTGCAGGCCTTGAGCCGCGAAGAGGGCGCACGATTGCTGGTGCTGCCTCACGCCTGGTCGGTGCAGGCCACGACGGTGGCGGCGCTCGACGGCCTGTTCAGCCTCGGCGGCAGCATGGCGGCACAGCCAGGCTCGGCGGCGCCTGCGCCGGGTCACATCCTGGCTTTGGCTCGCGCGGCCGGCTACCGCGTCTGGTGGATGAGCAACCATGACGACCTCGCCATCGAGCAGCAGCATGCCCAGCTGGCGGACACCGTCGAGATGATCAATCGCGAGCCGGGGCGTTCCTCATCCATGCTGGACGGCGAGCTGCTGGACTCCCTGGAGGTGGCTTTGGCCGATCGCTCCGCGCCGCGCAAGCTGATCGTGCTCCATCTGCTCGGCGCGCACCCGCATTACCGCTTGCGAGCGCCCGAGGCGCTTCGGCCTTTCGAGCAGGGAGGCGATGCGGTGGAGCGCGAGATGCAGCGTCAGCAGCGTCCCGTCTGGTTGCGCGAGCAGCGGCAGGACTATGACGCAGTCATTCACTACCACGACGGGGTGGTTGCCGAGACCTTGCGAATGCTCAGGCGCCATGTGCCGGTAGGCGGCGAGGCCGCCTGGATGTATTTGTCGGACCATGGGCAGGAGGTCGGCCACCGCATCGATCACGCTGGCCACAGCCCAGGCACCGAGGCGGGCTATCGGATCCCGGCCATGCTGTGGCGTACGCCGCAAGCCTTTGCCCCGGGCAGCGGCCAGCAGCCGTTTCGGGCCGATTGGACGGGCTGGACGCTGGCCGAGCTCCTGCGCATCGAATGGCCCGGCATGGAGCCGGCACGCAATGTGCTCGACCCGCGCTATCGCTGGGAGGCGCCGCAGCTGCCGATCGGCGAGGTGGACTTCGCCCGCTGA
- a CDS encoding PadR family transcriptional regulator: protein MENEDSQDKWQIQIRKGALELVILAALRGPPVYGLALLRHLQQFPTTAITEGTLYPLLDRLKRDELVSADWIQEGSTRPRKYYQLTAKGEQRLQTLAAAWQQSVADINALLTTPTPAADPRKGT, encoded by the coding sequence GTGGAAAACGAAGACTCCCAGGACAAATGGCAGATCCAGATCCGCAAAGGCGCGCTGGAGCTGGTGATCCTTGCCGCTTTGCGCGGTCCGCCGGTCTATGGCCTCGCGCTGCTGCGACATCTGCAGCAGTTCCCCACCACGGCCATCACAGAAGGCACCTTGTATCCCCTGCTCGATCGCCTCAAACGCGACGAGCTGGTCAGCGCCGACTGGATTCAGGAAGGCTCCACCCGCCCGCGCAAGTACTACCAGCTCACCGCCAAAGGTGAACAGCGACTCCAGACCCTCGCTGCCGCTTGGCAACAGTCGGTGGCCGACATCAACGCCTTGCTGACGACGCCGACTCCGGCCGCAGATCCAAGAAAAGGAACTTGA
- a CDS encoding HAAS signaling domain-containing protein, with amino-acid sequence MAGHLHSLDKVDADEVIREIEGHLHEVVDNAEERGEALDLAALLEGFGPPQALAAQYIEHLRQGTPPPAGFRVLRRVKQGVSRSLYWSMGVFGYSIAAGLLFLALAKLWSPDSTGVWSVAGGQSIVVAWAAQPPAEPELLGWWLLPVALALALGCAELTRRVMRVLRRGLM; translated from the coding sequence TTGGCCGGGCATCTCCACAGCCTCGACAAAGTCGATGCGGACGAAGTCATCCGGGAAATCGAAGGCCATCTACACGAGGTGGTGGACAACGCCGAAGAGCGCGGCGAGGCGCTCGATCTGGCGGCACTGCTGGAGGGCTTCGGCCCGCCGCAAGCACTTGCCGCCCAGTACATCGAACATCTGCGTCAGGGCACGCCACCTCCGGCCGGCTTCCGTGTGCTGAGGCGGGTCAAACAGGGTGTCAGCCGCAGCCTGTATTGGTCTATGGGTGTTTTCGGTTACTCCATCGCGGCCGGCTTGCTCTTTCTGGCGCTGGCCAAGCTCTGGTCACCCGACTCCACAGGCGTCTGGTCGGTGGCCGGTGGCCAATCCATTGTGGTGGCTTGGGCCGCTCAGCCTCCGGCGGAGCCGGAACTGCTGGGCTGGTGGCTGCTGCCTGTGGCGCTGGCATTGGCATTGGGCTGTGCCGAACTGACCCGGCGGGTGATGCGCGTTCTGCGACGCGGGCTGATGTAG